A genomic region of Nostoc sp. UHCC 0702 contains the following coding sequences:
- a CDS encoding glycosyltransferase produces MRVLHVIPSVPQVRGGPSLAVLDMVKALRANNVDAEIATTNDNGDGLLDVPLQQRVEYQQVPVWFFSRFSPSVKFLREYAFSWQLTVWLWHNISQYELLHIHAIFSYASTIAMLIARCQNIPYIVIPHGLLCEWSLQQSTLRKQIYLRLIEKANLNHSQAIHLTSQLEQQEVAQLGFNVPSFVLPHGLAQPRLILNARYLLRQHLKIPADEPIILFLSRLHPKKGLHYLIPALGKLTQYRFTFVVAGSGTKEYEAEIESLAVSTGIRDRTHFTGFVAGDTKNLLIQGSDLFVLTSYAENFGIAVLESLAVGVPVLVTPGVALAAFVQQHQLGYVPELDVVAIAKAIEQYLTHPQAAQDMGDRARQIIKEQYTWDKVAIKMMEIYQSIILNHTRKTS; encoded by the coding sequence ATGAGAGTTCTCCATGTCATTCCCTCTGTTCCTCAGGTACGTGGTGGCCCAAGCCTTGCAGTTTTGGATATGGTCAAGGCATTGCGGGCTAACAATGTTGATGCCGAAATTGCCACAACGAATGACAATGGTGATGGCTTACTTGATGTTCCTTTACAGCAGCGAGTTGAGTATCAACAAGTTCCAGTGTGGTTTTTCTCTCGCTTTTCACCCTCTGTGAAATTTTTAAGAGAGTACGCTTTTTCTTGGCAACTAACAGTGTGGTTATGGCATAACATTTCTCAGTATGAACTGTTACATATTCACGCAATTTTCTCTTATGCATCTACAATTGCAATGCTCATTGCCCGTTGCCAAAATATTCCTTATATTGTGATTCCACATGGCTTACTATGCGAGTGGTCTTTGCAGCAAAGCACCCTCAGAAAGCAAATTTACCTGCGGCTAATTGAGAAAGCTAACCTCAACCACAGTCAGGCTATCCACCTGACTTCCCAACTGGAACAGCAAGAAGTTGCCCAGTTGGGATTTAACGTACCTAGTTTTGTATTACCTCACGGACTTGCCCAACCTAGGCTGATTCTCAATGCCCGTTATTTACTCCGGCAACATCTTAAGATCCCAGCAGATGAACCTATAATTTTATTTTTATCCCGCCTGCATCCCAAAAAAGGATTACATTATCTAATTCCCGCCTTGGGTAAACTCACTCAATACCGTTTTACCTTCGTTGTCGCAGGTAGTGGTACTAAAGAATACGAAGCGGAAATTGAGTCTCTTGCGGTTTCAACTGGCATTCGCGATCGCACCCATTTTACTGGATTTGTGGCTGGAGACACGAAAAACCTGCTGATCCAAGGCTCAGATTTATTTGTCCTGACATCCTACGCTGAAAACTTCGGCATCGCAGTTTTAGAATCTTTAGCTGTGGGTGTTCCTGTGCTTGTGACTCCTGGTGTGGCGTTAGCTGCTTTTGTTCAACAGCATCAACTCGGTTACGTTCCCGAATTGGATGTGGTGGCGATCGCCAAAGCCATTGAACAATATCTCACTCATCCTCAAGCAGCTCAAGATATGGGCGATCGCGCTCGTCAAATCATTAAAGAACAATATACTTGGGACAAAGTAGCAATTAAGATGATGGAAATTTATCAAAGTATCATCTTAAATCATACTAGGAAAACTTCTTAA